AGAAATCGCAGCGTTCCAGTCCTCGACCGACGTAGCGCCGATGCGATTGCCGCCCGCACCGATTCCGGCGTTGTTGATCACCAGGCTCGCCGCCTTGCCAAACCAGTCTTCACTGGCATCAGCGAGGTTACGGACCTGCTCAAGGTCGGTGACGTCGCATACGACGTCGAAACCCTCGCCGCCGGCCTGCCTCACCAACTCGGCCGACTCTTTCGCAGTGATGGGGTCTTTGTCCGCACACACAACACGTCCACCTCGGCGTGCAAGCTCAACGGCGAACGCGCGGCCGATACCGCTCCCTGCGCCTGTGACTACTGCGTGGGCGCGGTGGGTTCTACCTGGTGAACTACCGAACGGCAAGAACCTCATCTGCTTGCCTTTCGGATCGCGACACTGATTTCCGGTGCGGGAGACCATTGATTTGGGGGCATCAGCCACCATTGGTGTCGCATGCCACCAGTTTGGTCGTGAGCCCGACGTTTTGTCAAGATGTTTGATGTGCGGTCGAGAAACACGCGCTGGGGTGGTCGGACCGGTGCTGAGCGTCGAGCAGAGCGACGGCAGCAATTGATCGAGGCTGCGACCGAGATTTGGAGTGAGAGCGGTTGGGCCGCAGTGACTATGCGCGGCGTGTGCGCCCGGACAGGGCTCAACGATCGATACTTCTACGAGGACTTCAAGACGCGCGAGGATCTTCTCGTCGCAGCGTGGGATGGCGTTCGCAATGACATGCTCGGCGAGGTTTCCGCGCTCTTCGACGAGCGTGTGGATCGGCCGCCGATCGAAACCATCACCGCGGCGATCGCCATCGTGGTCGACCGGATCGCACGCGATCCTGGCCGGGCGCACATCCTCCTCGCTCAGCATGTAGGTAGCTCACCGCTGCAAGATCGCCGCGCTGTGGCGCTGCAGGACGCAACGCAGTTGGTCGTCGAGGCAAGCCGGCCACATCTCAGAGAAGACGCCGACGAGACGGCCCTTCGTATGGACACTTTGGTTGCGGTGGGGGGGTTCGTCGAAGTCATCACGGCCTGGCACTCCGGTTTGCTCGCGGTGACCGAAAAGGAAGTGGTCGCGCACACGAGCCGACTGGCTGAAACCTTGGCTCAACGCTACGTCGTCAGCGGCTGAGGCTTAACCTTTCCGTGAGTTTCGAGGCCGACTGCACTTGTCTGTATGACTGTCGCCTTGACCCGCCACCGGGCATCCAATCCGTGACGACAGGCGCGCTGTCGCTTGTTTGGAGGAACGACGCAGAAACAGTGTCTTTCTGCGTCGCCCTCCTCACGCACTTTTGCTACCCCGGCTGAGCGATGACCTTCTGTGAGCCGTCTTGGTCGAACAGTTCCTTGCTCCATCGCTCCAGGACCGCGGTGCTGTCCCAATCATCAGGGTGGAAGCCGGGGCGGTTGTACGAACGGAATCGCTGCAGCGCATCGGCGGTGAACATCGGGGTGCGACTGAAGCGACGTAGGCTACGCACCAACGTGACCGGGTTATACGAGGCCTTGTCAGAGGCCATCGACAGCGCAGTCTGCAGAATGAGTTCGCCGAACAGAATTGCAGAGGCGATCCGCATGCCCCGTACGCGGGTGCGCTCGGTGCCTCCAATCAGCCGATAGGCGTCGAAGGCGACGGCTTTGTGCTCCGACTCCTCGAACGCATGCCACAGCAGAATCGGTCGAACCTCTGTCTGTCCGATGAGCTTCTGCGCGTCATCGCTGGTGAGAATGATTTCAGCGAGCGTCGCGGTGTAGTGCTCCAATGCAGAGGTCATCGACAGCCGCATTTCTGGCGAAAAGCGCCGCTCCAATCGCTTGATCAGGCGTGCGACGTGGCGGTCGATCCGCGCGGTCGGATAACCCATGGCCTGGAGCCGTTCGTTGAGGAGCCGATGCTGGTGTCGGTGTGTGGCCTCTTGCCCGATGAAACCCTTGACCGCTGTCAGCAATTGGGGATCGTCGATGGAACTCTGGAAATACTTGACCGAGCGGATGAAGAAGTCTTCCCCTTCCGGGAAGGTCGCAGAAAGCACCGAGATGAAATGGCTCATCACCAGGTCGCCATCCACGAAGTGTCGCCGCTTCGTGGAGGTGGGCATGGGGAAACGAACGCGCCGGGGTTTTGGCAATACACGGCTCTTGGTCGAGGCTCGATCTTCCGGCATCTTGACGGGGTCCTTCCTCCGTTGCGTGATCTGACTTTAGGCCTTGTCACATGAGACTGCCAGAATGTAGGGCATGAGTCCAGCACGTGTTTATGGCGGGCTGTCCGCAACTCAACGCGATGCGCAGCGCCGCGCACTGCTGATTGACGCCGCGGTCGCGCTCATGGGCAAGCAGGGAGCCGCCGCGTGCACCGTGACCGCTGTGTGTACGGAGTCAGGAGTGACGAGCCGGTACTTCTACCAGCAGTTTCGCGACAGAGACGCGCTCCTGCGTGCGATGTTCACCAAGATCTCCACCACCTTCCAAGCCGTGATCACCAAGGCGATACCGGATGACACCGTTGCTCCTCAAGAACTCGCTTACGCTCCGATAAAGGCCCTGGTTCAGATGATCGAGAACGATCCCAGCATGGCCCGCATATTGTTTGTCGAATCGGGCGCTGAACCCCTGCTTCGGCAGCTGCGAAGCGAACTGATGTCCGAATTTGCGGAGCTCGTCCTCAGAGAGGCCCGCCTGCATCTCGATATACCCAGCGAGGTGATTCAGGTCGCAGATCTCGCCGCTACCTACGGTGTCGGGGGCCTGTTCGAGATTCTCCGTCGCTGGATAGACGGACAACTAAACCTATCGACCGAAGTGCTTATCGAGCATTGTGCGGGTTTTCTCGGCAGTCTTGGCCTGTATACCCTCGGCCAGAAACCTGACCCGGCCGCTTCGCACATCCAGGTCGATATCAACTCCCCGGCGGGCCACAACAGATGAGACCGGCGGTATTTTCGCCGACACGCTGCGGCGTCACGCTACCGAAGGCTGGTACACCACGATGTGGTCGAGTACGCGTTTGCTTAGCAAACCCCCTGTCGGCCCCGGTTCAATCCTGAGCAGCCTGCGCCGGTTGAAAAATGAGCAGATTTACGGGTTGAGTCATCCTTCCCAGGGTGGTCGCGCAGTGCAGCGTATTGACGACGCCTTCTGTATGGAGCTAGTGAAGTGATCCAGCGTGACGACGACGAATAACCCGGACGCGGACGCGACCAGCTGGCCGGTGGCTTCCTCGCGCAATTCTGTCCGCACTTCGAGTTTCCGGCCGGTTCTGGACACGAGCTCCGCGCTGACCTCGTAGGGAACCCCCAGCAATACCGGCGCGAAGAACTCGGTGTCGAGCTTACGGGTGACGGCCATCTCACCGACGACGTAGAGCAGCATGCCCACCGTGTCGTCAAGAACCGTCATGACTGCGCCGCCGTGTGCGATCCCGGGTGCGCCGCGATGTCGGCCGTCGAAGATATGCCTGGCGCCCACCCCGTCGCCACGCCGACGCGCTCGCAGGCGATGACCGTGCGGATTGTCTGTGCCGCAACCAAGGCACCACGGATGGTGCGCATCGAGGTAGTCGCCGTCGGCGGCGATAACACGATTCTGAAAGTTATGCCACCACGCGATGGCCGAATCTTCTTCCGCTTGCTCGTCGATGACGAAATCCTCCTAAATAGGACCACGCAGTGCATGGACCACCATGCGACTGAAGAACTGCGCCGACGTCGGCTGGGCTGATCGCCCGAAGAGTATGTAAAGGACTCGTTAGCCCGCCGAGATCATCGCTGCGGTACACCTTCCAGTTCCGTCACTATCAGCCATTTGGTCCTGCCCCGCAATACGCCCTCGACGCTGTCGCCGCATAGCTCGCCCGATAATGCTCGGGGTCGTCGTCGGTGCTATAGGGGTCATACCAAATCCTGTCCCCCACAGCGGTGACGGTCAACCTCGCCTTCTGCACAAGGGTCACGAACGTCACCGACCGCGTTCTGGGCGAAGCGCTGAACATCGTCATGCTGCCAATCGAGAAACCAGTAGTCTTCAGGAAACTCGATTGATTTGAAGTGCCACTCACGGATAGCCTTTCAGATGAGCTTCGATGCCGGTATCGACAGTGCCAACGGATCGACTGGCCGTTTCGAGGGCTTCGACGAGGCGCGTTTCGGCGTCCGGGATCGTCGCGGCGACTTTGGCCGCAGCTAGACTACGACTCCGTAGCGATGTGCCGGCATCCGTGGCTGCGGCCGCAAGCGTAGACCACGCTTTGGAAGCATGTCGGGCCGCGGCAGCCGCTTCGGCAGTGGCGGCGTCATCTAGGAGATCGGCGATGTTCTGGCAACCGTCTGCCTGCAGCGTACGAAAGAGCCCGCCGCCGGTACCGGCTTTCTCGATGAACGCCCCGAGCCCGAACAATGCCGCGGTCAGGGCATCGTCATCGAACAGCGTTGGCCAATGCCCTACGTCATCGGCGAAGTCCTGCACACCCTTCAAACCGGAAGATTCGACTTCAGCTGCCTCGATGCGCAGTAGCGGCGCACCTACGGCACCGCCGCG
This genomic stretch from Mycobacterium paraterrae harbors:
- a CDS encoding TetR/AcrR family transcriptional regulator; the protein is MSPARVYGGLSATQRDAQRRALLIDAAVALMGKQGAAACTVTAVCTESGVTSRYFYQQFRDRDALLRAMFTKISTTFQAVITKAIPDDTVAPQELAYAPIKALVQMIENDPSMARILFVESGAEPLLRQLRSELMSEFAELVLREARLHLDIPSEVIQVADLAATYGVGGLFEILRRWIDGQLNLSTEVLIEHCAGFLGSLGLYTLGQKPDPAASHIQVDINSPAGHNR
- a CDS encoding TetR/AcrR family transcriptional regulator codes for the protein MIEAATEIWSESGWAAVTMRGVCARTGLNDRYFYEDFKTREDLLVAAWDGVRNDMLGEVSALFDERVDRPPIETITAAIAIVVDRIARDPGRAHILLAQHVGSSPLQDRRAVALQDATQLVVEASRPHLREDADETALRMDTLVAVGGFVEVITAWHSGLLAVTEKEVVAHTSRLAETLAQRYVVSG
- a CDS encoding PaaI family thioesterase yields the protein MTVLDDTVGMLLYVVGEMAVTRKLDTEFFAPVLLGVPYEVSAELVSRTGRKLEVRTELREEATGQLVASASGLFVVVTLDHFTSSIQKASSIRCTARPPWEG
- a CDS encoding metal-dependent hydrolase → MPTSTKRRHFVDGDLVMSHFISVLSATFPEGEDFFIRSVKYFQSSIDDPQLLTAVKGFIGQEATHRHQHRLLNERLQAMGYPTARIDRHVARLIKRLERRFSPEMRLSMTSALEHYTATLAEIILTSDDAQKLIGQTEVRPILLWHAFEESEHKAVAFDAYRLIGGTERTRVRGMRIASAILFGELILQTALSMASDKASYNPVTLVRSLRRFSRTPMFTADALQRFRSYNRPGFHPDDWDSTAVLERWSKELFDQDGSQKVIAQPG